A window of Pecten maximus chromosome 12, xPecMax1.1, whole genome shotgun sequence genomic DNA:
CCACAGACAAATGGGACAAGATATGGGCCATGTACCACATACAAATGGGACAGGAGATGGGCCATGTACCACAGACAAATGGGACAAGAGATGGGTCATGTACCACAGACAAATGGGACAAGAGATGGGCCATGTACCAGACAAATGGGACAAGATATGGGCCATGTACCACAGACAAATGGAACAAGAGATGGCCCATGTACCACAGACAAATGGGACAAGAGATGGGCTATGTACCACAGACAAATGGGACAAGAGATGGCCCATGTACCACAGACAAATGGGACAAGAGATGGGCCATGTACCAGACAAATGGGACAAGAGATGGGCCATGTACCACAGACAAATGGGACAAGAGATGggccatgtacatgtaccacagACAAATGGGACAAGAGATGGGCCATGTACCACAGACAAAGGGCCAAAATGTACAGCCCATCTTCATCAGATGGCTGGCTAATACAAAACACAAATGCTGTTTAAAATAGTAATTTTTTTATTGCACCTtctaatgatatacatatatacacagcaTGACTGATGATAACAGTCATGTTTAACAAGAAAACAACAGAATGCGTACCAGGAATGATTTAACCCCTAGTAGTACCAACACCATATTATTTTCTGTTTAGTGAAAGACACTCTCTAGCACATGTTTAAGCAATTaagttaattgttttaattgaattttcTATGAAATTGAAGCAATGTTTTACAACCccttacttttttttcaatctgaataaaaatatgttgtaaacataaataagaaataacaagttactcattatatatgtacagtatagggtTTGAGTCTTTGATTTATCCTcaagtgtacataaaacaacaaGAAAAGGAAGATAATTGTTCCTCGACTTCGCCATGCCATAACAGCCATCTTTCGAAACCTACAGTAGcagcacatgtacatgtatgctggAGCCAGCCAGTCTTGCATAGATAGCACTATTTTCCCAACATCTAGGGCCCTAATGTGGTACATGATGaggtatatttacataaaatgcaGTGAATTATTCTCCAGGCCCTGATGTAGTATATGTAAGCAGTTTTGTCAATGTGTAAATACAAAGTCTTGTACATGGGTATTGTTTCTACACTCAGATGGTAAAACACATGTTCAGTCCTCATTACATCTGTAGGCCCTGATAATGTCTTTGATTGGGGCCCTGCACACTGGACATTTTGACCCACGTTCCATCAGGTTGCGTCCACAAGTGAAGCACACGCACATGTGTCCACACTGGTAGAGAACAGAGTCAGAGTGATTGTCCAGGCAGATCAGACAGTGGGTCTCGTTAACAGGCTTAGACTTTGCTGCCACAGGCAAGGCTGTATTTCCGTCAGCTCCTGTGATTAAAATATGATCATACAATCAATCCATTTCTCAGATTTTCCTAAATATTGGAAGtagttgaacatttttttctgtcgaagggagataactcctggAATGCATCGTACATCTTTGACTTCTGAAGGGAAATTACTCCTATAATAATGTGTATGTAAAATTTGCCCTATAAATCACAATGCAAAAGACAAGATTGTGTTTTTCAGTACACTAGCTCACAGATTACGCATCATTTGATCTCTTGAACCATTTTGTGTAAATGTCTTTATCTGAACTAGAGGGTTTGTCAAAGAAAACAATCAACTTACGCTTTACGTCATTCATTGCTGCAGCAACTTCCTGTCTGATTGACCTCTGAATGTCCATTTGAAGGTCAAAGCTCAGCTTCATCATGTTTTTCATCTCCATCAGCTGTGCCTTCAAACTCTGAATCTCCCGGCTCATGTATCGACTCGACTGTGGAGGCAAAGATAACCAAAACTCTTAAAATCTAAAACTTAAGCAACATTTGCAATGAAAGGGATTTTTCACTGTTCCACAAGGAAAAGGAccttttctgggtttttttttgagaaaattaacaaattcaGAAGAAATTTTTAAGATTAACTGCAAATTTAAGTTAATTATGCAAAAAAAATTCCTATTCTTTAATTAAGGCTGGGGCAAATTATTGGCCACAACGTCATTGGAAATCATCAgcaattttataataatttcaaatCATTATCACATTTATGATGTTagaaatatttacctgtgtataaggAACTGCATGTGCGCTGACACTTGTTACAGAGATGTTATCCCAGTTGTCAGTTGGAGCATTAACATTAATTCCCAGGTTGGAGAAATCATTCCGTTCAATAGGCTGTGATGGGTTGATATTCTGTACAAATTCTTGGACTCTTGAGCCATCAAAGCCACTGCTGGCAAGTCGTTCCTGTTGATGAAGACAAAGTGCGTAAGAATATAtactaagggaggtaactcttacaacatttttacttttttacttTCAAAAAAGATGTGATGCacagacaaaaaaataaaaataaaataaaagcaataaatatatatcacactataaaaagaaaatcatttgTATTTTATCTCTTAAGTGACATTTCCATTGAATAGTCATTTTTCAGAGGGAAGTATTTCTACATTTAACACTTTTTGAAAGCAGTTGATTTAGAAACTTATTAACTATATTCTGTCTAAAAAGTCTACTCAGATATGTTATAAATGGATATGAACCCTCCTTATAGATATGAAACTTTAATGTGAATGAGTTGACCAGTCTATGAATTCATAAACACTAATCAAAACACCGTTTGATTTCTcatcataaaacaaaattaatgaattGCTTCCCCTTAGATATACATTTACCTGCATGCTTATTTCCAAACGAGTCCTGAAGTCGCCATCAAGGGTAGAGGAGACGATGCGACTGTGGACCAGTTCACTGATCTCCTGGACCACGTCTTCGTGATGTCTGTCCTCCCAGTCGTAGCCCAGAAGCCTCCCGTATGTCCTGTAAAATTAAACACTTCTAATGTCAAGTACAAGTAACATGTTTGCAAAATCTAGAAATCTAAAATCTCGAAAGTTCTTCTGTAACTTCACATTTCTAAATTCttgtaacaaaatacaaaaaacaacttatgaaaaaatagtcaaaatgttattgaagattagaagaaaaaaatctactgTTGTGAAGAATAAAACCCACAAATACCAGTTATGTAATATGTCAAAGCTCATCAGAGTTCTGTTTCCCTTTAACCCACAGGCAACCCACTGTATTCTTACAGGCTGGATAAGCAGAGAAACTATAGCCAGATGACATTAATCAATATctattagattttttttcctgATGACTTACTGTGGTATAGGATTCCTCACTTCCGGATCTTGTGGAATAGACGCGGTCTCAGAGGCGGTGGTGGTACctgtaaaaatatttattatgattACCTTTTCAATTTCATCctgaaaacaattttaatacattgtaatataatacCATACAGGTGGTTTCACTCTTAAAAAAACAGCCAGTTTTCCTGACAAAAacttacataaatatatacatgtatgtaggttaaTCTGGTTATGCCTATTGTAAGCAATTAAAAAACTTGTGAGACATAATAGTAATACCTGGCCAAACAATAGCTATGAAAATAATGACACACAGGAtttaatatgaaaacaattaagCAGATATCATAAGGACTTACTGTGTGTGGTTGAGCTGTTGTTTGAACTAATGGTATTGCTTCTGCTTCTGTCGGTGGTTGTAGCTGCGGTGACAAATGGAGAAGCTTCTGGTACCACAGGTGGAACCTCTGGAGGTTGTGGGATTGCTTGCTCTCGAGGGGATGGTGCAGGTGATGGAGAGGAGGACGGCTGTCTTGAAGAATTGGGACGTGGGGTGTGATTTCTTGCTACTGCTGAAATGCTCCCTCTAATGATGTTTTCGAGATGTCTGCGGAAGTTTGTTCCAAGTGATGTGGACACACGCTGCTGTTCCACAAGTCCCTGAATTTCCACCACAATCGTCTCAGGTCGGTGCTCTTCAACGTTGTCCTCATTTACTGGGACATTTTCTTTCCCATGACTTGCTGCTTGTTCCTGAGCAGACTGTTTCTTGGAGAAGAATTTATTTATCATCTCCTTATGCCCTTGGCTAGACACAGGTTTTGCTCCGTGTTGCAGATTCCGTAATTCATACAGACGCTCACTAAAATAATAATAGTGTAATAAATAGTTTTCTGCGATATCAACCACAAACTATACTAGGTTAACAAACAATATCAATCTGATAttcacaatttattttcaatacatttgGAAAGTATAAgttcaccttactagctcaggctaGTGAGGAAATCCCTTTAGCCTTATATATAGTGTATCTCTTTTGGAATTGGAAAATTGATTTGAACatacacaatataatatatatatatcatgtaccCATTTAGgcattgaaaatatttatttcctttttatgCTAGATCTTACTATGTACAGCAGTCAGCAGTTTTGGACAATATGTCACAAATCTtaaactgttaatatatttgcacatgtgattaatcaattataataaaaaaaatatatagtaatttaaaattataattcTAGAGTATCTGGATATACTGTTGACCGGAGGTAGGTATTGGCCTAAATCGATCCTAAACTCACCATTGTGATTTCTGCAGGAATCGTTGCATTGTTTCCTCGTCAGAACTTGTGTCAGTAGTCAGTCCGGTGTCTCTACTTGTGCTCGCCATATTTTCTGATGACTGCTGCAAGTCTGTAATAATACCAGATGTGTCAACTTCTACTTCAGGTGAACAATATCCTCCCTCTGCCATGGTTGTTTCTTTTATACCTACACCCTTAAATCATACGGTCATGTGCTAAATTTAGCAATGACATGTATTTCACCATGTAGTGATTCATAGATACGGTCTGCAAACATAAACAAATCGATTCAAAGAACACCGGTCAATTCCGCGAATTATTACGACACATCTTAAAATAGATGTAGATAAGTCTAGAGGAGTTCCAAATAATGGGTCGGATAAGTCTAGAGAGATtccaaacatacaaaatatcgTCATCTTTCTTGCGTTTGATATGAGCGGGTTACAGAAGCTTCCAAGTAACATTGTGTGTAGTTTTTGTGGGAACATTTAAGTAGAAATGTCGTCCTCTCTTAACGATTTGTTTGAGCAGATTATTAATTCGGAACGAAGAACACATGAAAGAAAGAGCTATTTACAAGAAGGTGAGGAGACAcgtaacattatataatcaaattattttaactatCAGTGTCACAATGAAATGAGGAGCGGGTGGATTGCGTGTAAACCACAGGGGCatatctgtttaaaaaaaatagccaaaaaccatgtccatatatatataggtatatctGGTTACTTATTTAATATAAGACTTTACATCCCCTTGTATTGTGACTGAGAGTAGCAGCACTTATATTCATTTTAAGTTTAAGCTAATTGACGAACACATGCTTATTCAATTGTAGATCTGCCATCCTTTTCTGCCAATAGATATATCTCGGACTTACGGACTAGTGAAAAATACACTGCCGACgctgggactcgaactagcgacctctCACTCTCTAGACAAATATCATTCTATTAAAGGGAATTTCCCGCTGGTCTGAGCTAGCTAGTATAAAGGCGGCTTATTTGCTTCACTCTTAAAGGCtatttgatattgaaacaaaccTAAGTTTGTAGCATGTACAAACTAACACACAGTCACTGACCAAGTGGtctaaaatacaaatattgactATGACGTGATAAAGTCGGACTGCTAAGGCCGCTAGATTTTTCTTGTCATTTTCCttccatttctattttttgtcgTCTTTTCCTTTTATCTCTGATTTTTTTACTCTTTCCTTTTTTCATATAATCGGAAGCGAAAAATATTAAGTTTGCTCTTATCCGCCTTAATTTCATTCATCGATGTCTGCCTGTTTCCCTGTCCTTTTCATTTTCATCTGCACATAATAATACacgtgtattttttttcttcagtgtGATTTCCTATGATATATATCAGCATTTCAATTGAGTTTCATTGACCTTGTTGAATGGCATGCCAGTGCTCatgatgtatttattataaatgCCATCTTAAAGGTCAAAAGCTGCATTATAAGTCATGCATGCATATAATTTATGTTAAACACTGACATTCGGAAGAATTATTGAAGTTTGTGAAATTGGATCAATAGAAAAACACTGCCCGTTGCCTCCAGGGTCGCTGATATCTGTAATAATGACTAGCAATAAATACGACATTTATCCACACAAATCCCTCTTATTTCAGTCCACTCGCAATTTTTACACTTTAATCGCCATCTATACCTGTAAATTCCGTTTCAAATATCATTAGATGTTTTGTTCGGCCTGTGATATGCCGAAAAAGCTTTCAATTCAcgatgataataataaaaaagatgaCGATAGATTATCAGAACGGTTGGTAGTATTTACTGGCTGGTAGATAATATAGAAGATTTGATAGACTAGTCGTTTGGAGGCAGGACCATTTTGTCCCATTTGGGAAGAAACTTGGCAAATTGGTAGAGGAATTTTTCTGGGGAAATTAACATGAAACAATTTCAATTGGTATGTAGTATTAAGTCTCATGTAGTCTATGAACGATGTTAGGCTAGAACAGATGGTATCGTTAAACCAATGCCATCGCatataaaagataaaaactAGTATTCTAGTCACTAGAGTTAGCAATCTATCATTTGTTGTCGTTTTTGCGACATGCGATCTGATCGTTCAAGGGCAACGCTAATGTGTACCTTCACTAAAATGTCATATCCCGGACAAAAAGTCATATCCCGGACAAAAATGTCATATCCCGGACAAAAGTCATATCCCGGACAAAAATGTCATATCCCGGACAAAAATGTCATATCCCGGACAATGCTTTAGCACTACATCAGGTCCCATTATACCGAAACCTTTCCAGATATGACTTCAGAAACACAACTGAAGGAAGCAGGCTGTGAAAATGACTGATGCAAAGGCCAACATTTGACATATGACAGAAACCCCGTAAGAGCACTAGAATAGAGACGGAAGGGACTGGTAGTAACATTAAGGCCGGTTAACGGTTTGCAAATCTTCAAATCCAAAACGCTGTTCCCGatattatatattctttgtTAATGAACTTTGCAATGTTTGGCTGGAAAGTAAAATGTTGGGCCCCGGGTTTATTAACAACAAAGGTGAGTGGAAACTAGGGAAAGGGttttattgcaaaatatgaTTTGTTGCCAGTTAAAAACAAGATACGACAAAAAGATGCAGACATCATTCAATTAAAACAAGAGAAAGAAGTACTACGGAAGGAACTGGATGTTAAGGTATGTGAACCAACCCTTTTAATATGTAAACACCAACTTGTCATATATTGTTAGCTCGTCTCTGGTACAGTTCTTCACATAGAATCATTGTAGTGTCACGTTCAATGGTATCGCTATCAGAATCATCATACGACCGTTAATTACTGATAGttgtaaaatgaaatgaaacatgTCCGACTAGAAATTATGGAAATGAGTTTGAATAAAGATGTACATGGTATGCGATGCCCAATAAGTTCTAAATCAATGAAACCGTAAAACACACGTTTTAGAATTAGGTCAAATTGTCATCCCAAATCTTACCACTTCCCTTGCTCGTTCTTGCGAGTAGATTTGTTTGGAAACTTATCCGTCAAAATCATTACTAATGGTCATGCCTTCTGTGCGACACTTTCTGTAATGTAATATATGGGAATGTGAACAAGTCAGAGCTCCgtataaatttgtattttggCATGTTAAATTATGTGCAAATGGTATTGGTGTATTGATACTATACCTCTGCTTTTCGCCATCGAATTACactatatttaatataaacgaTATTGATGGAGATTATATCAGGAGTGCCAATCTACGTCATAACCCGGTTGTGTTTTGGGTGGAAAGACGGCCTTTTTTTACCGCCTCGTCGGTAAGATAGCCATATAATCATCTTTAGCGATCATTGGTATGAAAAAGATTAGCTCTTGAATATTGCAAAGTCGTACACGGCTACCAAATCGGACACTGTGCGAAAGAAATAAGATGATGCGTAGCTAAACTTCATGTGTCTTGGTTTCACAAAGGCTGTCTTGTTCACACTAATGATAGATACAGATGACTAATATGGAAAACATACCTGCGAGGCTGTCAAATTGGCCGCCTTTCCACCCAAAACATAACCGGGCGACCACGTAGATTTGTacccatgtatatgtatacaggcACATAGATACAtttatgttctgtgtcgcaGGTGGCCGAACTCAACAAAGTCGAAGTATATTTGACGCTGATAAACAACAAGAAAGAGATTCTCCTGAATCAAAAGTCTCAGTTCCAGAAGGAAAGACAAGGATTGGAAAATCAACTGGTATACCGTTACTTTGGTCTTTTATTACAAGAAAAAATATGTTGTTAATATAATGCATCCGAGTTATTTCTAAAATAATCTCATTCTTTTCAGAaatcattgaaaataaatgtttgagTGATTATTGCGTAATCAATTAATCATGcaataaaattattaattttcttaaatgaaatatgatacaAAGGATCATTTACAACGTTTATAATTTGATGATTGTCACAGGAACACCTAGAAGAGGAGCTGTTTAGTTTGAATGAGAAATTTTGTTCCGATGTAGAGACATTTGTCACC
This region includes:
- the LOC117339184 gene encoding uncharacterized protein LOC117339184 is translated as MAEGGYCSPEVEVDTSGIITDLQQSSENMASTSRDTGLTTDTSSDEETMQRFLQKSQCERLYELRNLQHGAKPVSSQGHKEMINKFFSKKQSAQEQAASHGKENVPVNEDNVEEHRPETIVVEIQGLVEQQRVSTSLGTNFRRHLENIIRGSISAVARNHTPRPNSSRQPSSSPSPAPSPREQAIPQPPEVPPVVPEASPFVTAATTTDRSRSNTISSNNSSTTHSTTTASETASIPQDPEVRNPIPQTYGRLLGYDWEDRHHEDVVQEISELVHSRIVSSTLDGDFRTRLEISMQERLASSGFDGSRVQEFVQNINPSQPIERNDFSNLGINVNAPTDNWDNISVTSVSAHAVPYTQSSRYMSREIQSLKAQLMEMKNMMKLSFDLQMDIQRSIRQEVAAAMNDVKRADGNTALPVAAKSKPVNETHCLICLDNHSDSVLYQCGHMCVCFTCGRNLMERGSKCPVCRAPIKDIIRAYRCNED